CTCCAGCATCCGAACCTTCGACCATCACACACTGCCTGCCCGATGCTGAAGATCGTCCGCCTCGCGTTGACCCGGCCTTACACGTTTATCGTGCTGGCATTGCTGATACTGCTGTTCGGCCCGCTCGCGGCGCTGCGCACGCCGACCGATATCTTTCCGGACATCCGCATTCCGGTTATCGCGGTGGTCTGGAATTACCAGGGCTTGCAACCGGACGACATGTCCGGCCGCATCATTACGTACTACGAGCGCACGCTTGGCACGACTGTCAACGATATTCAGCATATCGAGTCGCAATCGTTTCGCGGCTTCGGCGTCGTCAAGATCTTCTTTCAGCCGACGGTCGATATCCGCACCGCCACCGCGCAAGTAACGTCTGTCTCGCAGACCGTGTTGAAGCAGATGCCGCCCGGCACGACGCCGCCGCAAATTCTCAACTACAACGCGTCGACCGTGCCCGTGCTGCAGATCGCGCTGACCAGCGACAGGCTCGACGAACAGCAGCTGGCCGACTACGCGACGAACTTCATTCGTCCACAACTGCTGAGCGTGCCGGGCGTTGCGATTCCAACGCCCTACGGAGGCAAGATCCGCGATGTGCAAATTGACCTCGACCCGCTCGCGTTGCAACAGAAGCATTTATCAGCGCAGGATGTGGCGAACGCGCTCGCGCAGCAGAATCAGATCATTCCGGCCGGCACCGAGAAGATCGGCCGCTTCGAATACAACATCCAGCTGAACAACAGCCCGCACCGCATTGCCGCGCTCAACGCGCTGCCGGTCAAGACCGTTGATGGCACAACCATCTATATTCGCGACGTCGCGCACGTGCGCGACGGCTATCCGCCGCAGACCAACGTGGTGCGCGTTGACGGCCACCGCGCGGTGCTGATGAGCATCCTGAAGAACGGCAATGCGTCGACGCTCGATATCATCGCCGGCGTCAAGGCGAAGCTGCCGCGCATCGAGGCGACGCTGCCGCCGTCGCTCAAGCTCGTGACGATGGGCGATCAGTCGACCTTCGTCAAAGGCGCGGTGAGCGGCGTGGCGCGCGAAGGGATTATCGCGGCGGCGCTGACTTCGCTGATGATCCTGCTCTTTCTCGGCAGCTGGCGCTCGACGCTGATCATTGCAGCGTCGATTCCGCTCGCCGTGCTAAGCGCAATCGCAGCGCTTGCCGCCACCGGCGAAACGCTCAATGTGATGACGCTCGGCGGACTCGCGCTCGCGGTCGGGATACTCGTCGACGACGCGACTGTCACCATCGAAAACATCAACTGGCATCTCGAGCAGGGCAAGGACGTGCGTAGCGCGATTCTCGAAGGCGCATCGCAAATCGTGCTGCCGGCGTTCGTGTCGCTGCTGTGCATCTGCATCGTGTTTGTGCCGATGCTGCTGCTCAACGGCATTGCGCGCTTTCTGTTTGTACCGATGGCCGAATCCGTAATCTATGCGATGGTGGCGTCGTTTATCCTGTCGCGCACGTTTGTGCCGATGATGGCGCAATATCTGCTGCGCGCGCATGCATCCGGCGGGCATGCGTCGGGTGAACTGGCCGCCGTGATGGCTACGCATGGCGGCGCTTCGCACCCGCCGCACGACGCACATCACGCGCACGGCCCGCAGCTCCCGCAGCCTGCGCATCGCCTCGCCCACAAACCACCGCGCAATCCGCTCGTGCGCTTTCAGCGCCTGTTCGAGCGCGGTTTCAACTCGGTGCGCGGCACGTATCGCGCGCTGCTCGGCGCCGCGCTAACGAATCGCAAGCGTTTTCTGATCGGTTTTGCGCTGGCCGTCGCGTCTTCGCTGCTGCTCGTGCCATGGCTTGGCCGCAACTTCTTTCCGAATGTCGATTCGGGCGAAATCGAGATTCACTTTCGCGCGCCGATCGGCACGCGCATCGAAGATACCGCCGCGCTGGCCGATCACATCGAAGCAGCCGTGCGGCAAACCGTTCCGCCCGAAGAACTGGCCAATATCGTCGACAACCTCGGTTTGCCGAACAGCGGCATCGACCTCGCGTACAACAACAGCGGCACGACCGGCCCGCAGGACGGCGACATCTACGTGACGCTCGCCGCCGATCACGCGCCGACAGCCGACTATGTGCGCACGCTGCGCGCCACGCTGCCGCATGCGTTTCCGGGCACCACATTTGCCTTCCTGCCTGCCGATATCGTGAGCCAGATCCTGAACTTCGGCGCGCCCGCGCCGATCGACGTGCAGGTGTCGGGGCCCGACGAGGCCGCAAATCGCCGCTACGCGGTCGAACTGCTGCGCCGCATTCGTGGCGTGACCGGCATTGCGGACACGCGCATCCAGCAGGCGTCGACCTATCCGCAGTTCACCGTTGCCGTGGATCGCTCGCGCGCCGACCAGCTGGGCATCACCGAAGACAACGTCACCGATTCGCTCGTCGCGAGCCTGACCGGCACGGGTCAGGTCGCGCCGGCGTTCTGGCTCAATCCGCGCAACGGCGTGTCGTATCCCATCGTCGCGTCGACACCGCAATACCGGATGACCTCGCTTTCCAGCCTCGAAAATCTCACGGTGACGGGCGCCGACGGCCGCGCGCAGTTGCTCGGCGCGATCGCGAGCGTCACGCGCGGCGTGGGCGACCTCGTCGTCTCGCACTACAACATCGAACCGCTCTACGACGTGTTCGCCACGACGCAGCGCGCCGACCTCGGTTCCGTCGCATCGGGCATCGAAGGCATCCTGCACGCGACCGCGCACGATGTGCCGAAAGGCGCGCGCGTCACGCTGCGCGGCCAGGTGCAGACGATGAACAGCGCTTTCACGGGCCTGCTGCTCGGCCTGGTCGGTGCGATCGTGCTGATCTTTCTGCTGATCGTCGTCAACTTCCACTCGTGGAGCGATGCGGGCGTGATCGTCGGCGGCTTGCCGGCGGCGCTCGCGGGCATCGTCTGGATGCTGTTCGCGACGCATACGCCGCTCTCCGTGCCTGCGCTGACA
The genomic region above belongs to Paraburkholderia edwinii and contains:
- a CDS encoding efflux RND transporter permease subunit is translated as MLKIVRLALTRPYTFIVLALLILLFGPLAALRTPTDIFPDIRIPVIAVVWNYQGLQPDDMSGRIITYYERTLGTTVNDIQHIESQSFRGFGVVKIFFQPTVDIRTATAQVTSVSQTVLKQMPPGTTPPQILNYNASTVPVLQIALTSDRLDEQQLADYATNFIRPQLLSVPGVAIPTPYGGKIRDVQIDLDPLALQQKHLSAQDVANALAQQNQIIPAGTEKIGRFEYNIQLNNSPHRIAALNALPVKTVDGTTIYIRDVAHVRDGYPPQTNVVRVDGHRAVLMSILKNGNASTLDIIAGVKAKLPRIEATLPPSLKLVTMGDQSTFVKGAVSGVAREGIIAAALTSLMILLFLGSWRSTLIIAASIPLAVLSAIAALAATGETLNVMTLGGLALAVGILVDDATVTIENINWHLEQGKDVRSAILEGASQIVLPAFVSLLCICIVFVPMLLLNGIARFLFVPMAESVIYAMVASFILSRTFVPMMAQYLLRAHASGGHASGELAAVMATHGGASHPPHDAHHAHGPQLPQPAHRLAHKPPRNPLVRFQRLFERGFNSVRGTYRALLGAALTNRKRFLIGFALAVASSLLLVPWLGRNFFPNVDSGEIEIHFRAPIGTRIEDTAALADHIEAAVRQTVPPEELANIVDNLGLPNSGIDLAYNNSGTTGPQDGDIYVTLAADHAPTADYVRTLRATLPHAFPGTTFAFLPADIVSQILNFGAPAPIDVQVSGPDEAANRRYAVELLRRIRGVTGIADTRIQQASTYPQFTVAVDRSRADQLGITEDNVTDSLVASLTGTGQVAPAFWLNPRNGVSYPIVASTPQYRMTSLSSLENLTVTGADGRAQLLGAIASVTRGVGDLVVSHYNIEPLYDVFATTQRADLGSVASGIEGILHATAHDVPKGARVTLRGQVQTMNSAFTGLLLGLVGAIVLIFLLIVVNFHSWSDAGVIVGGLPAALAGIVWMLFATHTPLSVPALTGAILCMGVATANSILVVTFARERLRATGDARIAALEAGFTRFRPVLMTALAMIIGMAPMALGLGDGGEQNAPLGRAVIGGLLCATCATLLVVPVLFSIVHRNDAHDPNVPAHTDADPDSDSTGSDSAKGNAHVH